The genome window TTGGAATATTTGCAGAGTTATAATTAATTTGATACACCTCCTAAACCACGGGTAAAACAATGCATAAATAAAGGGATTAATGGTCGAATTAAGACAAGCCACAACCATGAGTTTAGGAATAGTTTCTGTCTGCAGTTCAATAACATCGcctaataaactgtaaataaaatatggaagtAAACACACCATAAAAACAGACACTAAAATGCCAAGgactttagctgcttttctctcagatttcattgagtgtgaggtgattttctgtgttttaggccGTGTGTAATTATTTAGCTCTCTGATAGCAATGGCATGTTTCTTAGCAATCACAAAGACCCGAGTATACAATATGATTATGACAGAACATGGAAACATAAACGTTACTACAAGGTCAATAACAGACCAAACCTCATTCAGCATGAAAAAACACTCTCCAGGACACATTAGAGAACTCTTGAAGCTTCCATTAAAATAACAGAATGTTACATTAtaagccagacacacacaccagttgCAATAAACCACAATGCACATAGTCCTCCTCgagattgtgtttgtgtagagAAATGGGATTGAGAGAGCCAAATACCGATCCACAGAGATCAAAGCAATATTATAGATGGATATGATTATGAGAAAGCCACCAATTAGCAAAAAACTGATGCAGAAATCTCTCCCAAAAATCCAGCAGGACTCAATTGTCCAGATTAATATTGACGGCATCACTAAAGTGCCAAAGAGAAAGTCTGACACAGCCAGAGAAAGCACAAGTGTGTTGGTCggtgtgtgaagctgcttgaagtgacaaacagagatgatgacaagcagatttccacacactgttagcagaaccacagcagctgaacacacgtACAGTAAGATATAAACTGCAGGAGATACAGATGTCTCTGGACAGGAGAAATGCACACAGCGATCAGATTGGTTAAAGTCCGTCAGGTTCATGAATACAGCTTTTCTCTAACGTATACAGAGTGTAAAGAAATACCTCATATATTGGATGCATTGGACCATTGTAAAAcagtaactgtaaaaaaaaaatcataatcaaaAGTCTTATGCAGCTGTGGTGCTTTTATAGTATAGAAATTGATCACACCCCCTTAGTTTGAGAGACAGCAGGATAGATACTTGTGATGTCATGCCTTGTTGGAACAGAAGGCCTACTAGTTACTGGTGAGAGAATTGAAATTGTTATTATGCAAAATTGTGTGTAACAAAGCCTCAAGTGAATATCAATTCAAAGTGCTTATGCTAAGAAAACCAGCCCTATGGATAAAGAATAAGTgttaaaaagaagacaaaacCACACTTTCAAAATAAACCTGAATTTCTGAGTTGACAGGATATTGTCTTTAATTTAGTTCACATAAAATGCCAATGCCACAATATGACAAGAAAACCTAGACTGCTGATAATACATCAGTATTAAGATGCTTAACAGCCCATGCTTTGatacaaaacacattaaaaattctaatcacacacacaaaccttaaaaaaaaataaagcctcACTCACTCGAGGTCTGCATCAGAGCACATGGCACAGAGAGCATCACAGCATAGCACAAGCATTTTCAGTTTGAGTCAGACTGAACAGTTTTTAACTCACTGTTAAAAGAGCTGCAGGCAACGCGTCTCGGTGTGGAATCCCTGAGGACCTTGGCCTTCCATTCATTCTGGCATTCGCATGCAAGGTCTCTTTCGAAGGCCAGGTGAACCAGCTGCGCCTTATGTGTATGGTGCATGGACCGACAGTGGACAGTGAAGACATTCCTCAATACTGAGAATGAATTTTCACACATCACAAGAATGACTCTTGCTCTGAAACGGACGGCCAGAGTCCAAGACGGCCTTTATCTTCGTGGTCATCCTTACTCTTGTAGATATATGAGAGATTTGATGGTCTTCTTCTATATTAGGCTGCTAAATCGCAACTAAATTATGTGCCAAAGCAGGTTTTATCTATTCAAttcacttcaattttatttgtatagcacttttaacaatggacattgtcacaaagcagctttacagaaataaatggattaaaaaaatatattgtaaatatgtgaatttatccctaatgagcaagctagaggtgacggtggtgaggaaaaactccctgagacaatatgaggaagaaaccttgagaggaaccagactcaaaagggaactcatcctcatctgggtgcaatggataatgcaattataaataaatcccttctattattgtgtactatatggacaaatagtgcaaatgtgcaaccagtaaattcatcacagttttcgcaagaagtccagttggttaaaatctatccactgtccactgatggagtcctaaGTACGAAGGTGCTTGTGggaactgcagccccaaagccaccaaaGCAATCACAGTCCGAAGCCaatacagtacagctccccatatgtgatccccaagccatctccacagcccccaggtggcaccatccgcggcaatccaaacggttcttcaggccgtccatatggggccacccccagcagcagcgagcaaactcaaccaatgagaacttcaaccagaagtagggcatcaggatgggtcaggcaggtccggagagcagaaggagtcaggatcactgacatctcagaagtagcatgtgtagcttgagagagagagagagagagagagagatggagagagagggagagattgttaggtaatcTTTTGTCcactaatggttaaggacaatgtgaCAATGTAGTTTGCATGCAGAGATTATCTGTATAATATcaaatgtaaacacaaatacaaaacacacattttttcattttgttagaAAATTCATTTTGTTGGATGGAGGGTGCAACATTGCACAGGTGAGTGGGTACGGGCAGGGGGGTGGACATCGCACCCCAATGCCCCCCCCAGAGATGGGCCCGCCAGTACTGGACTACTGATCAGCAGGTCATGAATTCAAATCCGAGCAACACACTTGGGCCCTTGAGTAAgacttaaccctcaactgcttagctgtatcctgtctcaactgtaagtcactttggataaacaCATCATCCAAATGAAGTAAAGATGTAaaaatagtgtttaaaaaaatgcagtgtgtaaaGTTAAATTGCGCTTGTATGGGTCGATGGTTCTCAATGACTAATCACTAGGAGTGTAAAGATATATCGCGGCACGATGCTTCGTGATGCAAAAATTTCACAATGTGCAGAGGTCCTACTCCTAAActcataaaatatatagagagcacaCTGAGCCCAATAACTCGATGGCTGCTGTGACATTTTACCTGGCCATGAATATAATACccattaaaatgatataaaacgTGGGTTTTAAgcaactgataaaaaaaattttgatcCTCTTTAAGACCGTGTGGCAAAGATTCTTTTAACACTGCCATTCCTCAGGTATACAGAGAATGCTGAGAGAAGTGCaattaaaaccaaaacaatGAAACAGGAACAgcttatttaaaacaatatttaataaaaaatttaaaccagCTCTGCTtatatatttagtatttagacaaatttaaatatttcctcTAGTATTTAAGTGTAGTCCTCAACCTTCACTTACCTCTGACAGACTAAAGCCTCAGGCACAAGAAACCTGGTCAAGGGTGCCAAATCATTCCATCCATTTGGGACAACAGATTTATTCAGGCTAACAAGGTATTCCATCCATTATTGAGAGCACTAGTGGGAACCAAGACCTTGTGGCCTGTTTGTGGAATATTGTGCAATGTTGGCAGGTTAGGCATTTTCTTTATGGCTATtcattgtttaaatttattttaagcttGGGGATTGGATAGTTAGCACATATGGCATTGTCTGCAATCGCACATATAAGGGGAGGTATGTGCTGCCTAGGTGTGTACTACAGGTAGAGTACCCACTCCTGTGTTGTCACCTGACTTACTGTCTGTGTCTCCGCATTGTGGTCTCGTGACCTCTTTGTTGCTTGGACTATTGGTATTGCATTGTGAATAGGTGAGGCATTGTTTGGGTTGAGCTTCCTCGTTTTTGCTGTCATAGGTAGGCCTGAAGGTGTTCAAGATCCCTTTCTGTCCATACTTTGCAATAGATCATGCCAGTAATTTCTCGTTTGTTGTCACAGCTTATAGCCGGTGTAGTGGCTGCT of Pangasianodon hypophthalmus isolate fPanHyp1 chromosome 30, fPanHyp1.pri, whole genome shotgun sequence contains these proteins:
- the LOC113533612 gene encoding trace amine-associated receptor 13c-like — its product is MNLTDFNQSDRCVHFSCPETSVSPAVYILLYVCSAAVVLLTVCGNLLVIISVCHFKQLHTPTNTLVLSLAVSDFLFGTLVMPSILIWTIESCWIFGRDFCISFLLIGGFLIIISIYNIALISVDRYLALSIPFLYTNTISRRTMCIVVYCNWCVCLAYNVTFCYFNGSFKSSLMCPGECFFMLNEVWSVIDLVVTFMFPCSVIIILYTRVFVIAKKHAIAIRELNNYTRPKTQKITSHSMKSERKAAKVLGILVSVFMVCLLPYFIYSLLGDVIELQTETIPKLMVVACLNSTINPFIYALFYPWFRRCIKLIITLQIFQTDSALINVLS